Part of the Nitrospirota bacterium genome, GAAGAAACTTTTCAAATGATTTCTTCTGGATCTCGAGAAGTTCGGGAATCTCTATCTTTGCAGGAAGTTTTGAGAAATCTTTTCTTTCTATGCAACCCTTAATGGTGGGATGACTCATTTAATTTATTCCCCCTGAAAAATGTTAAAAAAACAAATTTAGGATCCGGGGTCAGGTGCCTGGCACCCGACCCCTCAAATCCGTATATTACTTTATTTCAACCTGCGCACCCTGCTCAACAAGCTTGGCCTTCATAGCCTCTGCATCCTCTTTTGATATGCCGGTCTTTAAAGTCTTGGGCGCGCCATCAACGAGGTCCTTGGCCTCCTTAAGTCCAAGATTAGTCAACTCCCTTACCACCTTGATTACCTGGATCTTTTTGTCTCCCGCACTGCTCAGTATCACATCAAAGCTGGTCTTTTCTTCAACAGCCGCTGCAGCACCGGCGCCGGCTGCCGCGCCTGCAACTGCAACAGGCACAGCCGCTGCAGCAGAAACACCATAGCGCTCTTCAATCTTTTTTACGAATTCAGCCAGGTCCAGCACCTTCATGTTGTCTATAAAAGTAAGTACATCATCCGTTGTTAAATTTGCCGACATTTTATCTCCTTTGTTTATTGTGTCTTTTCCTTAGACTGTTTTACTGCATTAATAACATACACAAACTGTCTTAATACCCCATGTAATGTGGATGCGAATCCGAACATGGGGGCCTTCATGCTGCCAAGCGCTTTTGCAAGCAGGACTTCCCTCGAAGGAAGATTTGCAACATCCCTGATCATGGCCGGATTCAGTACAGAGCCTTCAAGCACGCCAGCCTTTATCTTGAAAGGCTCAAGCTTGCCTGCATAATCAAGCACTGCCTTCATGGGTGCAATGATATCACCATAACTTACGACCAAACCCGTAGTGCCTGTAAAATAGTCATGAAGGTTTTTTACATCAGTGCCTTCGGCTGCACGAAGAGCAAGGGTGTTTTTTACCACCTTGTATTCAGCGCTGCAGCCCCTGAGGCGGGTTCTGATATCAGACA contains:
- the rplL gene encoding 50S ribosomal protein L7/L12, whose product is MSANLTTDDVLTFIDNMKVLDLAEFVKKIEERYGVSAAAAVPVAVAGAAAGAGAAAAVEEKTSFDVILSSAGDKKIQVIKVVRELTNLGLKEAKDLVDGAPKTLKTGISKEDAEAMKAKLVEQGAQVEIK
- the rplJ gene encoding 50S ribosomal protein L10 — protein: MAVQSGKIEKAKLIKDLNDKFGRATSVIVTDYKGLTVKDMSDIRTRLRGCSAEYKVVKNTLALRAAEGTDVKNLHDYFTGTTGLVVSYGDIIAPMKAVLDYAGKLEPFKIKAGVLEGSVLNPAMIRDVANLPSREVLLAKALGSMKAPMFGFASTLHGVLRQFVYVINAVKQSKEKTQ